In Chthoniobacterales bacterium, the DNA window GGTCGCCGCCAGCAGCGGAGAGAGCCCGCCCGGCTGGTTCCAGCCGCCCATGAAGCCGACAAATTGCAGGACCATGATGAGCGGTCCGGGCGTTGTCTCGGCCAGACCGAGGCCGTCCATCATCTGGCCGGGCTTGAGCCAGGCAAAATGTTCGACCGCACGTTGGGCGACATACGGGAGGACCGCGTAAGCTCCGCCGAAGGTCACGACGGCGGCTTTGCTGAAGAAAATCCCCTCCCGGAAAATGGTATGGCCGGTCCCGAGGCACATTGCCGCGAGCAAGACTGGCCCCCACCAGAGCAGCAGCCAGACAATCGCCACGCGCGCCCCGCGCCCGGCCGAGGGTCTGGTGTGTTCCGGCGGCGCATCCTCGTCATCGATAACAGAGTTTTCCCGAGATGCTTCATCTCCCGGCGCAGCGGAGACCACGTCGAATTTTGAAGGCCAGATTTTGCCGCCAAGCAAGCCCACCAGACCCGCGCCGATGATGATCGCCGGGAACGGCGCTTTCAGGAAAAAGATGGCGATGAACGCCGCGGCGGCGATCGCCCACATGACTTCGTTTTTGAGCGCTTTGCGCCCGATCCGGATAACAGCGGCGACGACGATGGCGACGACGACCGGTTTCAATCCATAAAAAATCGCCGCGACCCAGGGCACGCTGCCGTAGTCCGCGTAGATGAAGCTCAGCGTCCAGAGGACAAACATCGACGGAATGACGAAGAGCGCGCCGGCCGCAATGCCGCCCGCAGTCTTGTGCAGGAGCCAGCCGATGTAGATCGCCAGTTGCTGCGCTTCAGGGCCCGGCAGGAGCATACAGTAATTCAGGGCGTGAAGGAATCGCGACTGGCTGATCCAGCGTTTGCGCTCGACCAGCTCGGTTTGCATGATCGCAATCTGGCCCGCCGGTCCGCCGAAAGAGATGAACCCGAGCTTGAGCCAGAAGCGGAAGGCTTCGGCAAAGCTCGGACGCCGGGCGGTGGATTCGTTGGACACAGAATTTATCACGAGGCGGGTTCGAGGAGATTACAAAACGAGGATAGCGGTCAAATGAATTGATGATGGCGGCGAGTCATGCTGAGCGAAGGTCGCGCCGCGACCGAAGTCGAAGGCCTCCGCACTGGTCAGGGCGATGCCGAATCGCCCTCCGATAATAGCCCAGCGCTGTAACGCTGGGAAACCGCGCCGCGAATATCAACCGTCCCTTCGGAGACCAACGTACGACGTTCGCTTCGGCGCGTCCGATCTTCGCGGATCCTGGCTTCACCAAGCTTGACAACGCCTATCGTTTCTTATTCCCGTTAGTCGCCATGAATACCCTGCAGTCTTTTCTCGGCGCGGCCTTCGTCGTTTTGTTTTCTTCGAATATCCAGGCGAAGTCCCCCGCCTCGTATGGGTTTATTTCGGGTGTTTACCAGAAGGGCCACAACGTGACCGAACCACGTGCGAAATCGTCCAAGTTCGTTCAGTTGACTGATGCGGGCTTTTTCGTCAGCGGGTCTCAGGCGTCATATTACGTGAGCATCCAGATGTCAGCCGAAACACCTGCCCCATACTTCATGCAAGCAATCTTTGAGAATCCGAATGATCCGAAGAAACCATTTGTGGAGCAAAAGGTAATATCTCCTGGAGAACCCGCCCGGTCGATTTTTCATGGGCCGGTCAAAGGGCTTCGCATTTCACGCTCTTATCATTTAACGATTAAGCTGTTCCGGAAGAAGGATGAGCCAACCCCATTCGATGTCCTCGAGCAGACCGTTCGCTCATACATCGACACCACCGGGCCTGAGATCAAAATAAAGAAGGGAATGGCCTATCAACCACTTCAGTAGCGGGACGAAGAAAACCGGCATTTCCCGGCCTGCCTGGTGATTTGGGGTGGTGGAGCCTAGGGGATTCGAACCCCTGACCTCCTCAATGCCATTGAGGCGCTCTACCAACTGAGCTAAGACCCCGCGGAAGAATTTCGATTTTCGCCCCGGCGTCGCGTTTTGCAACGGGAAGTTGCATCCGCGGCCCAGGAATCTACCATGACGAATGCCGATGCTAGGACGTATTTTGGTGATCGCATGGCTCACCTGCGTCATTCTGCCCGCCGCTCTCGCCGCCGATCAGACCACTGCGGTCTGGAGTGATGGCCACATTTCCCCGCTGAGCGACGAGGAACTAACTCGTTATGCCACAGCCTCGCCCGGTGCGGGATATCCCGAAGAGGCGCAGAAAACGAATGCCACCGGGAGCGGCCTTTACGAACTTCGGATCGATAAGGGCGGCAAGGTCACCGTCGTGGCGATCGTTAAAAGCAGCGGCAACGCTGTGCTCGATAAAGCGGCGACCACCACCTTCCGGAAATGGCGGTTCAAACCGGCGGTCTTTCGCTCGGTCAGAATCCCCGTGAGCTGGTCGGTGAACAAAGTTCGTAAATAAGACGCGGCGCGGCTGGAACAAGGAAGGGCGATTTGAAATCGCCCCGGCGGTTTCAAACCGCCGCTCCTTGAAGCGCAATCAGCAGGCGACGATGGAGATGTTCGAACGCGCGGCGGCCTCGACGAGGGTTTCTTTCTCGAGCAAGAGGGTCCGGCCGGACTCGATCGCGATCACGCGCAGACGCGCTTCCGTCGCGACCTCGACCGTTGCGACTCCGATCACCGGGACATCGAAGCGCATGTCCTGAGCTGGTTTTGCGACCTTCACCATGACGGCCTCTTTCCGTCCCAGCGCACCGCCGCGCTTGATCGCTTCGTTGGTTCCCTCGAAACCTTCCACCGCCAGGACCGTCCCGTTTTTCACGACGACCGTTTGCCCGATATCGAGCCGGCTGATTTCCCGGGCGATTTCGAAACCGAAAGTCACGTCTTCCTCTTCGCGGCGGCTCAATTTCCGGCCGGCAATCAAACCCGCGGGCGCCAGACAATCCTCCAGAAAGGAAGTCGCCGGCAGGAGCGTGATGCCGGCTCGCGCCAGCTCGTCGCCGATCGCGGCGAAAATGGACTCGGCGTTCCGGCGTTTCAGGCGCGCCAGGAGGAGCAGCGTTTTCCAATCTGGCCGCAGGTCAAAAAGATTCCTGGGCGCGATCTGCCCTGCCATGATGGCGTTGGTGACGTTCGCGCTCCGAAAAGAAGAAATCAGCCGGCCCAGTTGCCCGACGCGCATCCAATGGATTTCATCGACGGTGGCAGCGAGACGATCGTCGGTTTCATCGAGGAACGCAGCGGCCACGATCCGTTTCACTCCGGCGCGGCGGGCGGCGTCCACCAAGAGCCGCGGATAAACGCCGTTGCCGGCAATGATTCCGAGAACGTCTGGCGTTTGCACGAGGCGACAGTAGCGGTGTAGAGGCGCTTGTGCCAAGCGCCGGTATCGGTTAGGCGCTTCGCAGAAGCGCCTCTACATCAACCGTGGCGGCGACGTTTGACGTGCAGCTGAGCGAGGGCCTTCTGAAGCGACGCCTGGACAGCGACGACTTCCTCCGCGCCGAGATCTTCCTTCATGGCTTTCCGGGCCCGCTCGACCGCGGCTTCGGCCGCATTTTCGTCAATAACCGCAGGCTCCAGCGCCATGTCGGTCAAAACCGAAACCGAAGCGCCGGTGATTTCGACGAAGCCTTCGCCGATGGCCAGAAAAGTTTCCTTTCCGCCCTTGAGCACACGGACTTCGCCGGGATTCAGGGTGGTGAGCAATGGGACGTGATTCGGATAAACGCCGAGTTCGCCCTCCGCGCCTGGCAGAGTGACCATCTCGACGTCCTCGGAGTACGCGGTCGCCTCGGGCGTAACGATCTCAAGTTTCAGCGTGGCCATAACTCAACTTTCGTCATTCGGCATTCTGAATCATGTCGATTCCGCCCTTCATGTAGAAGTTCTGTTCGGGAACTTCATCATGTTTGCCTTCGAGGATTTCCTTGAAGCCGCGGACAGTCTCGGCGATCGAAACGTATTCGCCCTTGGTGCCGGTGAAGACTTCGGCGACGTGGAACGGCTGGCTGAGGAACCGCTGGATCTTGCGGGCGCGGAACACCGTCAGCTTGTCTTCGGGGCTCAATTCGTCCATTCCGAGAATGGCGATGATGTCCTGAAGATCCTTGTAACGCTGGAGGACGCGCTGGACGCCGCGAGCCACCGCGTAATGGTCTTCGCCAACGACGTCCGGCGCGAGCGACTTGGACGTTGAAGCGAGCGGATCGACGGCCGGATAGATGCCGAGCTCGGCGATGGAGCGTTCCAGCACGATGGTCGAATCGAGGTGGGCAAAGGTGTTGGCGGGCGCCGGGTCCGTCAGATCGTCCGCCGGGACGTAAACGGCCTGGACCGAGGTAATGGAGCCTTTTTTGGTCGAAGTAATGCGTTCCTGGAGATCGCCCATCTCAGCGGCGAGGGTCGGCTGATAACCGACCGCCGACGGGGTGCGTCCAAGAAGCGCGGACACTTCCGAGCCAGCCTGTGAAAATCGGAAAATATTGTCGATGAACAACAAGACGTCCTGGTTACGTTCGTCTCGGAAATATTCTGTCATCGCCAGAGCCGAGAGCGCGACCCGGAGACGGGCGCCCGGAGGCTCGTTCATCTGGCCGTAAACCAGCGCGACCTTCGATTTGCTCAGGTCCTTTTGGTCGATGACCCCGGCCTCGCTCATTTCCGTGTAAAGATCGTTTCCTTCGCGCGTCCGCTCGCCGACGCCCGCGAAGACGGAGAACCCCCCGTGGCCTTTGGCGATATTGTTGATCAGCTCGAGGATAACGACCGTCTTGCCGACGCCGGCGCCGCCGAACGCGCCGACTTTACCACCCTTGGTGAAGGGGCAGATCAGGTCGATGACTTTGATGCCGGTCTCGAGAATCGTCGCGCCCGTGTCCTGATCGGTGAGGTCCGGGGCCTTGCGGTGAATCGGATAACGCTTCGTGAAAGTGACGGGGCCGCGATTATCGACCGGGTCGCCGGTCACATTAAAGACGCGGCCAAGAGTCCCCTCGCCCACCGGAACAGTGATCGGGCTGCCGGTGTCGTTGACGGCCATCCCGCGCTTCAACCCCTCGGTTGACGACATGGCGATGGAGCGGACCCAGTTTTCGCCAAGATGCTGCTGCACTTCGAGCGTGAGTTTGGTGGCGGTGCCGTTGACTTCGTATTCAAGCTCAAGCGCGTTGTAGATCCGGGGCAGCTCAGCCGTGCTCTTGAATTCCACGTCCACCACGGGACCGATGACTTGAACGATGTTTCCTTTATTCATAAATGAGTTTTAGCCGCCGACCGCCATCTGGGCGGTCGAGATTTCGAGCAGCTCGGTAGTGATGCTCGCCTGGCGCATCTTGTTGTATTCGAGGGTGAGATCCTTGATGAACTGCTTCGCGTTGTCGGTCGCATTCTTCATCGCCACCATGCGCGAGCTGTGCTCCGAAGCGCGGGCGTCGAGGATCATTTGGTAAACCTGGTAGTGGAGGTAATACGGGAGCATCACGTCGAGCACGCCTTCGGGAGTTGGCTCGAAGAGGTAGCCGATCATCGGGTCCTGGCTCCCATTCGCCTCGGCGCCTTCGGCCGCAGCCTGCGGCAATTCGAAGCTCGAAATTGGCAGAAGCGTCCGCACCACCGGTCGCTGATTGATGGTGTTGATAAAATGAGTGAAAAGCACCGAGACCTTGTCGACTTCGCCGTTGAGAAATTTCTCGATGCAAAACCGGGCGATATCCTTGGTCTCGACGAAGGCGGGCGCATCCTTCAATTGAAAATCCGCCAGCAAATCCCGCCGGGTGCGCGCGATGAACTGCCGCGCTTTCGCGCCCGAGACCACGTAACTGGTTTTGTCGTTATCGAACTTGGCTACTTCGCGAAACAGGTTGGTGTTCAACGCGCCGGCGAGGCCTTTGTCGGTGCTGATCACGACCACGAGCTCCTTTTTCACTTCCCGGACCTGGAGAAGCGGGTGGAGCTTTGAATCGGTGCGCTGCTGGAGGGAGACCAGGACGCGATTCATCAGGGTCGAATACGGACGGCCGGAAAGGGCGAGGTTCTGCGCCTTGCGCATCTTCGACGCGGCCACCATCTGCAACGCCTTGGTGATCTGCGACGTGTTCCGGATCGACTTGATCCGGCGCCGTATGTCTTGGGTGTTCGCCATTTTCTAAGCTCTCCCTTTCGCGCCGTAGCGGGCCCGGCGCTCGCGAACATGAAAACCGATCTCCCGTCTCTGTTTTTGAGACGGCGCGAGCAATTGTCGGATGGCCGCAAAAAGCTGGGCGATTGCCTCATCGTGGCTGTCCAGCCGCCGTTCGAGCTGGGAGAACTTCGCGGCCAATTCCGTATTCGCCGAAATCATTTCGCGCAAGCGGACGAAGGCACGCACGACGCGCACGCTCGCTTCCACGGCGATGTCACTGTTCAGGACGCTAGCTAACATAATCGCACCATGCTCGGTAAACACCCAGGGCCGATATCTCCGGCCACCTTGTTTTGAGGTCGCAAATTGCGACCTCAAACTCACAAGCTCCTCCGTTGTAAGTTGAAAGGCGAAGTCCTTGGGAAATCTCTGCCGGTTCCGCTTGAGTTGCTCATTCAAACGCTTGGTCGTGACTCCATAGAATGCCGCCAAATCCGAATCGAGCATGACGCGCTGGCCACGCACGAGATGGATCGCGTTTTCAACGGCGACAATCTCCTGGGGGCGGGTCATATCCGGTTCGAAATTCCGCAGTGAAATCATTTAGGTGACGGGATTGGTCGATTTGAATTCATCGAGGGCGGCGCCCAGATCGGCTTCCAGGTCCTTGTCGAGGGCGCCCTTGGTCACGATGGCGGCGAGGATGCTTTCCTTCCGGGTGCTGAGATATTCCTGCAGCTTGATTTGGAACTGCTTCACCTTGTCGACCGGCACGGAATCGAGGTAGCCCTTCTGCATTGCCCAGAGCACTGCGACCTGTTCCTCGACCGGAATCGGGTTGTATTGGATTTGCTTAAACAGCTCGACGATCCGCTGGCCGCGATCGAGCCGGGCTTTCGTCGCCGCGTCGAGATCAGACCCGAACTGGGCGAACGCCGCCAGTTCCCGAAACTGCGCGAGGTCCAGTTTAATTTTGCCGGCCACCTGCTTGATCGCTTTGATTTGCGCGGCCGAACCTACGCGACTGACCGAGAGACCGACCGAAATCGCCGGACGAACGCCCTGGTAGAAAAGATCGGTCTCGAGATAAATCTGGCCGTCGGTGATCGAAATGACGTTTGTGGGAATGTAAGCCGACACGTCGCCGGCCTGCGTCTCGATGATCGGCAGGGCGGTGAGCGATCCGCCACCGGCTTCCTCGATCACGCGCGCGCTCCGTTCGAGGAGACGCGAGTGGAGATAAAAAACGTCCCCCGGATAAGCCTCGCGGCCGGACGGCCGCTTGAGGACGAGCGAAACCTGGCGGTAAGCCACCGCGTGTTTCGAGAGATCGTCGTAAATGATGAGCGCGTCCATGCCGTTATCCATGAACCACTCGCCCATCGCCGCGCCGGCGAACGGCGCGAGATACTGGTTGGTCGCCGTATCGGAAGCCGGCGCCGAAATAATCGTCGTGTACGGCAGCGCGCCTTCCTTTTCGAGAGTGGCGAGCGCGCGGGCGACGTTGGAATTCTTCTGACCGATCGCCACATAAATGCAGTAAAGCGGGCGATGATTCTTGAGACGGCCTTCATCGGCCGCCTTGTTCAAGCGCGCCTGGCTGATGATCGTGTCGATCGCGATCGTCGATTTGCCGGTGGCACGGTCCCCGATGATCAGCTCGCGCTGGCCGCGGCCGATCGGAATCATGGCGTCGATGGCCATGATGCCGGTCTGGACCGGCTGGCTGACGCTCTTTCGTTTGATGACGCCGGGCGCGATTTTCTCGAGCGGATAAGCAACGTCTGATTTCACCGGACCTTTGCCGTCGAGCGGCTGGCCGAGAGTATTGACCACGCGGCCGAGCAGACCTTTGCCCACCGGGACCTGGAGCAGCTTGCCAGTCGTCTTGGCTTCCTCGCCTTCCATGACCTTGGTGGTATCGCCGAGGAGAATCGCGCCGACTTCGGTTTCCTCGAGGTTGAGGGCGAGTCCATAGACGCCGCTCGAAAACTCGATCATTTCGTTGAGCATGACGTCGCTCAGGCCTTCGATGCGGGCGACACCGTCGCCGGTTTCGCGGACAATGCCGACATTGCTTTTGCTCGTCGTGGTCTTAAGACCGGCGATCTGCGTTTCGATTTCTTCGAGAATGCTGCTCATAGGATGGTTAGGTTAAAGTTGTTGCTGGAGCCGATGGAGGCGGTTGCGCACGCTGCTGTCCCAGACATCGCTGCCGACGCGGATGCGCATGCCGCCAAGCAGCTCAGGGGTCACGACAAATTTCGCGGTCAGGTCGCCGCCATATTTGCGTTTCAAATTGGCGACGATCTGCTCGCCCGCTTCCGGGGGAAGCTCGGTCGCGGTCTCGATCGTGGCGCTGCGTTTTTCCACTTCGAGGCGGAGGAGACGTTTGTAGGCCTCGAGCGCCTTGATGTAATTGCGCGGCTTCTTTTCGATCAACGACTTGACCAGGGACGCGACCCGGCTGCTATCGAGCCGGCCATCGACGTAACTCGCGCGAAGAAGTTCCTTCGCCAGTTGCCGCGTCTCTTTGTTGATCTTCATGGCGCCGTTGTTCTAGGAGGCGAGCTGGCGGGACGCTTCATCCTGCAAGCGCCTCTGATCTTCCGAAGTCAGGACCTTACCGGTGACTTTCGCCGTGGTGTCCACGACGAGCCGCCCGAGCTCCCGCTTCAATTCCGCCATCGTCTTTTCGTGCTCGATCGCGCTCGCTTCGCGCGCCTTGGCCATGATCTGTTCCGCGGCCGTGACGGCTTCCTGCTGTTTGCGTTCGGCGACGTTGGCCGCGCTTTCCCGCGCTTCGTCAATCATCTTTTGCGCTTGGGCGTTGGCCTGGGCCAGGATCTCCGCATGGCGTTGCTCCGCTTCCGCGAGCTGCTGCTTGATCTTCTCGGCATTCAACAGGCCTTCCGCGATCCGCTGCCGGCGCTCTTCGAGCACCTGCAGGATCGGCTTGTAAGCGAACTGCTTCAGGACCAGCGCGACGATAATGAAACTGATGACCTGCGAGAGGAACAACTTTGGTTCCCACCCGAACTGTTCACCAGTTTCGCGCGCCTGGTCGAGAATGCCCGCGGCTAAGTGCAACGCGATCATTCGCAATCCTTATTTCGGTGCGAGGTAGAGCGCGTAAAACACGATCGCTTCCGCGAACGCGATTGCCAGAATCGCCTGCACGAGAATTGGCGTCGCCGCGCCGGGATTGCGGCCGACCGCCGAGGCCGCGCCCATGCCGATCAAGCCCACGCCGATGGCCGCGCCAAGCGCCGCCAGACCGATGTGAATGCTTCCGCCCATTTCAGCTAACATTGGTATGAACATATTTTTTCTTTCTACTTGGTGTTGGTTTAGCGGCCTCCGCGGGAACCACGGTCATAACCGCCAAAGTTTTTAGTGGTGAGCCTCATGTCCCGGCTCGTGTTGCGCGATCAACAGGGTGAAGACCGCGGTCAAAAGCATGAAGACCAGCGCCTGCACCAGGCCGACCAGAAGCTCCATGAAATAAAATGGAATCGGGAGGAGCCACGACAAGGAAGGCACCATGGTCGACATGGTTTCGAGAATCGTTTCGCCGGCATAAACGTTGCCGAAAAGCCGGAAACTCAGCGAGATAGGCCGGAACAGGATGGAAACAATTTCCAGCAATCCGACCGCGAAGAAAATCCCGACCATGGCGATTTTCATCAGGCCTTTGCTGTCGCCTTTCGGACCAAAAATGTGGACGAGAAATCCCCCGACACCGTTGGCCTGAATGGCCCAGATAATCCAGCAGGCGAAAAAGATCATCGCCATCGCGGTGGTCATGTTGAGGTCGGCGTTACCGCCGCGGAGCAATGGGCGAGTGAGATGAAACTGGCCATTCGCGGCGTGTTCTCCCCAGCCCACGGTGCCTACGCCGGGGATCAGCCCGAACCAGTTCACGAAGAGAATGAAAATGAAAATTGTGGCGAAAAACCAAAACGTCCGTTTCACCAGCACGGCGCCGATCATTCCTTCCAGGAAGTTGTGCAGGCTTTCGACCAGCCATTCCCAGAAGTTTTGCAAACCCGTGGGCACTGGTTTGATCCGTCGGGTAGCGAGACGAGCGCAGATCAAAATCCCCGCGGCGACGATCCAGGTCACCACCATCGAATTGGTCACGGCCAGCGGGCCGACGTTAAAAAGAATATCGGGCTTGAGCGGGATCCCGTGTTCTTCCTTAACCGCGTGCTCGTCCTTCACTGCCTGCTCGGGCTCTGCCGCGAAAGCCGGGGCGGCCAGGCCGCCGAACAGGCCGAGGATCAGCGCGATAAGGATGAATAAGGAAAAACGGCGGAGCATGGATTGTTTCTTGGAGAAGCCGCGGCCCGATGTTTCCGGGGCTGTGGCGGCCGCGGAAGCGATGCACACCATACAAGGGGCGCTGGCGTCGCGCATACCAAAGCGTGTTTTATCGCGATGACAAGAGTGAAAATTGTGAATTGTGATCAGTGAATCGTGGATTGCCTTAACCGGCCGTCACTATTCACCAAATCACTTCACCGGAACGCGCGCGGCAAACCTTTCCTCAACGACCTCGACCTCCGGCTGCGCCACTCTCTCCTCGGCGCCGGCCAGGGCGATCGCCTCGTCATAGTGGGCCTCCAGCTGCCTGATCTGCTCGCGCTGCTCGAAATTCGCGGCCACCGATTCGCTGGCCAGGGCGCCCATTTCCCGAAACGCGAACGGGGAACGAACCAGGTTTTTCATCGCGGCGGCGAGGGCTTCAAAATCCCGTTCTTCCACCAGGCTCCCGGACCGGCCTTCCTCAACCGCTTCGGGAATTCCTCCATGTTTTGTGGCGAGGACGGCGAGTCCCGTCGCCATCGCTTCAAGAATCGAATTCGGAATTCCTTCCTGGTTCTGGTCGGGCGGCGTTTCGCTCGGATGGAGGAAGCAATGCGAGCTCGCGTAAAGGTCGAGCAATTCCTGTTGGGAAAGAAATCCGCGGAAATGGACCTTGGAAACAATTCCGAGCTCCTCGGCCAGTTCTTCCAGGTGCGACTGGAGAGGGCCCTTCCCGGCAATGATCAGTTCGGCGTTGGGAAATTCCTTCTGGAAAATGGCGAAGGCGCAGAGGGAGGTGGCCACCCCTTTTTTCGGGATGAGCCGGCAGGCCTGCATGAAACGCCAGCGGCCATTCGTGGGCGCGTCTCGCCGAATGAACGGAAATTCGTGCAACGGCACGCCGGTCCGATTGATCCGCAAACGCTCGGGCGGACAGCCGAGAGTCAGCAGTCGCTCGGCGAGAGATTTCGAGCGGGCCAGGACGAGCGGAACCGCGTCAAAGAGATTGCGCAGCTTCGGTCCGTAATCGCGAATATCTTTTTTCTCGGCCACATCGGCGCCATGGAATGAAACCACACACGGTTTGTGCCAGCGCTCGATAAACGGAAGCAGATGGACGCCGGTATGCCCGAAATAGATGTGCATTAGATCGGCCCCTCGGCGATCGAGCAGCTTCGACAGCATCTGGTATTCGCCGCGGTAAACGATCGCCGGCTTCTGTTTGACCCACTTCAGCCAACCGTGGCGCAACGGATTGCTGTGCGGTTTCGGGATCAGCTCGATGTCGCGAAACGGGAACCGCTCGTTGTTCTGGATCGCCTTCGTCATGACGAAGGTTTCGTACTCGTGCAGCGATCTGACCTGCCGGTAGATGTGCAACATCTCCGGTTTTAGGAAGGTGGTGCAGTAGGAGGCTACAACGCGTTTACCCATGAAAGGTCCGATTGTCCTTGAGGTTGCGTAAGTTGTCCACCTGTTATTCGCACGCCACCGGCTCGCGGGTCTCCACCGCCTTTTTCTCGGCCGGCCCCGCGGCTTCGTTCCCAGCAAACAGCCAGCGCTGGAGATGTTCTTTTAGATCGTCGAGTCCTTCGGATTTGAAAGCGGAAATCGCCACGACCTCTACGCCGGGGAAACGCCGTTTCAAATCCCGAAGATTATCGGCCGCTTCCGGGAGATCCATTTTGTTGGCCACTATATACCACGAACGCTCCGAAAGCCGCGGATCGTAAAGCGCAATTTCGCGCCGGAGATTTTGCAGGTCCTCGATCGGATGCCGCCCCTCGCTTCCCGCGATGTCGAGAACGAAAAGCAGAACCCGGCAACGCGTGATGTGACGAAGAAAATCATGGCCCAGACCGACGTTGCGATGCGCGCCCTCGATCAGCCCGGGGATGTCGGCGACCGACGCCCGGCGGTAGCCATCGAACTCGATGACGCCAACGATCGGATGAAGGGTTGTGAACGGATACGGCGCCACTTTCGGATGAGCCGCGGAAATTTTCCCGAGCAACGTCGATTTTCCGGCGTTTGGATAACCGACCAGCGCGGCGTCCGCCATGGTTCGCAGTTCGAAAAGGAAATAGCCCTGCTCGCCTTCGTCGCCCTCGGTGTATTGGACCGGCGCGCGGTTCTTCGAGCTCTTGAAATGGACGTTGCCCTTTCCCCCCTTGCCGCCCTCGCAGAGAACGAACTCTTGCCCGTCGTCCGTAAGGTCGGCGATGGGCATGTTTTCCTGGGACACATGGGTCGGATGGGACTTATCTGTTTCGTCGCGGAAGACCACCGTTCCGACCGGGACCTTCACCACCTTAGGCTTCGCGCCGCGGCCATGTTTCTTTTTCCCCTGACCGTGTGCTCCGCTTTTCGCCTTGATGATCGGCTCGTAAAAAAGATTCGAAAGATTGTCGGTATGAACATCGGCGCGAAGAATGACATCGCCGCCCCGGCCGCCGTCGCCGCCGTCCGGTCCGCCTTTCGGGACAAATTTTTCGCGTCGAAAACTGACGGAGCCGCGCCCCCCGTCTCCGGCCTGGACAAAAACTTTTATTCGATCGACAAACATATGGGGAAATCCGGAGAAGCCCGAAAAGCGCGGGGCAAGATGCCATGTCCTGCCCGATTGTCGATGGAGCCGGCACGCCCTCGATATGGATCCGGCACGCCATCGTGCCGGGGGGCAATCTGAAATCGCAGCTTACGCTCAACGGCTCGCCGCGGCGAGCCGTCTCCATCGCAGCGCTACTGCACGTTAAAGATCTCGACTAAACCAATTCCAGTCCCGCCGTTTTTCCCAGCCAGAATGGCGGTGAAGGCGCCGGCCGGCAGCGACGCAAAGATGCCCGATTCGAGCGAATTCTGCGGGGCGAGTCCATGCGCGGTCAACTGTGCGGCCGAGACGGAGTCGTCCTGCCAGTTATCGTTCAGGACCAGAAGCATCCCATTGCTATCGCGCAGTTCGAGGATTGGATCGGCCAGGACGTTGCTCAAACCAGATTGGCTGAGCGATGGCCCAATCCCCCGCACTGCTACGGAAGTACCGCCACTGCTGCTTCCCAGAATGAAGCCGCCGATCATGACGTTATCGCCCGCTTGCACGAAACCGCGGGTACTGATGTTGGCCAGCTGCGAGTCGGCCCCTTGATCGGTGTCATAGACTTCCACCAGGCCCACACCAGTGCCACCGTTTTTTCCCGTCAGGATCGCGGTATAGGCGACTCCCGATGGAAGCGTAGCAACCATTCCCGATTCGTTCGGGTGCTGCGGCGCGAGGCCGAGCGCAATAAGCTGGTCGGTAGGGTCGTCGCTCCAATTGTCGTTTGTTAGAAGCAAGGCGCCGCTGCTGTCGCGCAGCTCGAGAACCGGATCCGCCAGCACATCGGTAATGCCGAAATTCGCGAGCGACGGTCCAAGCCCGCGCAAAACCACTCTCTTGGGACCGCTCCCGGAAATAATGAATCCGGCAATCATTACCCGGTCGCCGGTT includes these proteins:
- the chrA gene encoding chromate efflux transporter, with amino-acid sequence MSNESTARRPSFAEAFRFWLKLGFISFGGPAGQIAIMQTELVERKRWISQSRFLHALNYCMLLPGPEAQQLAIYIGWLLHKTAGGIAAGALFVIPSMFVLWTLSFIYADYGSVPWVAAIFYGLKPVVVAIVVAAVIRIGRKALKNEVMWAIAAAAFIAIFFLKAPFPAIIIGAGLVGLLGGKIWPSKFDVVSAAPGDEASRENSVIDDEDAPPEHTRPSAGRGARVAIVWLLLWWGPVLLAAMCLGTGHTIFREGIFFSKAAVVTFGGAYAVLPYVAQRAVEHFAWLKPGQMMDGLGLAETTPGPLIMVLQFVGFMGGWNQPGGLSPLLAATLGALITTWVTFVPCFLWVFLGGPYIEQLRGNKRISMALSAVTAAVVGVVLNLAIWFALHVIHPRDGIDWFAVGLGLAALIAMLRWKLGVISVVLAGGVIGLLVSLVR
- a CDS encoding energy transducer TonB → MLGRILVIAWLTCVILPAALAADQTTAVWSDGHISPLSDEELTRYATASPGAGYPEEAQKTNATGSGLYELRIDKGGKVTVVAIVKSSGNAVLDKAATTTFRKWRFKPAVFRSVRIPVSWSVNKVRK
- the lpxI gene encoding UDP-2,3-diacylglucosamine diphosphatase LpxI (LpxI, functionally equivalent to LpxH, replaces it in LPS biosynthesis in a minority of bacteria.) produces the protein MQTPDVLGIIAGNGVYPRLLVDAARRAGVKRIVAAAFLDETDDRLAATVDEIHWMRVGQLGRLISSFRSANVTNAIMAGQIAPRNLFDLRPDWKTLLLLARLKRRNAESIFAAIGDELARAGITLLPATSFLEDCLAPAGLIAGRKLSRREEEDVTFGFEIAREISRLDIGQTVVVKNGTVLAVEGFEGTNEAIKRGGALGRKEAVMVKVAKPAQDMRFDVPVIGVATVEVATEARLRVIAIESGRTLLLEKETLVEAAARSNISIVAC
- the atpC gene encoding ATP synthase F1 subunit epsilon; its protein translation is MATLKLEIVTPEATAYSEDVEMVTLPGAEGELGVYPNHVPLLTTLNPGEVRVLKGGKETFLAIGEGFVEITGASVSVLTDMALEPAVIDENAAEAAVERARKAMKEDLGAEEVVAVQASLQKALAQLHVKRRRHG
- the atpD gene encoding F0F1 ATP synthase subunit beta — translated: MNKGNIVQVIGPVVDVEFKSTAELPRIYNALELEYEVNGTATKLTLEVQQHLGENWVRSIAMSSTEGLKRGMAVNDTGSPITVPVGEGTLGRVFNVTGDPVDNRGPVTFTKRYPIHRKAPDLTDQDTGATILETGIKVIDLICPFTKGGKVGAFGGAGVGKTVVILELINNIAKGHGGFSVFAGVGERTREGNDLYTEMSEAGVIDQKDLSKSKVALVYGQMNEPPGARLRVALSALAMTEYFRDERNQDVLLFIDNIFRFSQAGSEVSALLGRTPSAVGYQPTLAAEMGDLQERITSTKKGSITSVQAVYVPADDLTDPAPANTFAHLDSTIVLERSIAELGIYPAVDPLASTSKSLAPDVVGEDHYAVARGVQRVLQRYKDLQDIIAILGMDELSPEDKLTVFRARKIQRFLSQPFHVAEVFTGTKGEYVSIAETVRGFKEILEGKHDEVPEQNFYMKGGIDMIQNAE
- the atpG gene encoding ATP synthase F1 subunit gamma encodes the protein MANTQDIRRRIKSIRNTSQITKALQMVAASKMRKAQNLALSGRPYSTLMNRVLVSLQQRTDSKLHPLLQVREVKKELVVVISTDKGLAGALNTNLFREVAKFDNDKTSYVVSGAKARQFIARTRRDLLADFQLKDAPAFVETKDIARFCIEKFLNGEVDKVSVLFTHFINTINQRPVVRTLLPISSFELPQAAAEGAEANGSQDPMIGYLFEPTPEGVLDVMLPYYLHYQVYQMILDARASEHSSRMVAMKNATDNAKQFIKDLTLEYNKMRQASITTELLEISTAQMAVGG